One Tachysurus vachellii isolate PV-2020 chromosome 8, HZAU_Pvac_v1, whole genome shotgun sequence genomic window carries:
- the LOC132849871 gene encoding interleukin-1 receptor type 2 — MITFKSQCVIGFSVWIILSCGLSPVCAVPVRAGCEVIGEEIEDFHAQGEAMAITFPILEANIWYRELPEDNSTVFQLFHSKHHDLSKQAHRVVQQGRTLWLLPSLSSDSGTYTYVFSSDTFCLTGSFTVTIYEKGKEDMEMMSYPVSSKPGKDLTIECPHINHFNRLESSHWFKGFHAGVPLINETRYTILSGDKLSLTIRNVSAEDEGLYTCWLMVIINNEQYNVSRTWKLRVLSPVTSVPETHTEATTRSREVTQTSPILPPLHITTPVNGSVVESSLGSSLVIQCKAFVGYESADVTELTWLVDGQSVGGSHLHGRVFQEAKRVSAGHVEALLVFLEVHKEDTRAELKCVALNLSGKQEVVIQIKLEDSMLPWLVVALVASGFFMLVLCVFVQLLCRQRRKHDYILARQNSTF; from the exons ATGATTACCTTCAAAAGCCAG TGTGTTATAGGTTTCAGCGTGTGGATTATCTTGTCCTGTGGACTCTCCCCTGTCTGCGCAGTGCCTGTGAGAG CTGGTTGTGAGGTGATTGGTGAAGAGATTGAGGATTTCCACGCTCAGGGAGAAGCTATGGCCATCACATTTCCCATTCTGGAAGCTAACATTTGGTACAGGGAACTTCCTGAAGACAACAGCACCGTGTTCCAGTTGTTCCACAGCAAGCATCATGACCTCAGTAAACAGGCTCACAGGGTCGTACAGCAGGGTCGAACCCTCTGGCTCCTCCCTTCTCTGTCCTCAGACTCGGGAACATACACCTACGTGTTCAG CAGCGACACCTTCTGCCTAACTGGAAGCTTCACTGTGACCATTtatgagaaaggaaaagaagacaTGGAGATGATGTCATATCCTGTTTCTTCAAAACCAGGCAAGGACCTGACCATCGAGTGTCCGCACATTAACCATTTCAACAGGCTGGAAAGTTCACACTGGTTCAAG GGTTTTCACGCTGGTGTTCCGTTAATAAACGAGACACGTTACACAATTTTGTCAGGAGACAAATTGAGTCTGACCATCAGAAACGTTTCGGCAGAAGACGAGGGCCTGTACACCTGCTGGCTGATGGTGATTATCAACAACGAACAATACAACGTTAGCAGGACCTGGAAACTACGAGTGCTGT ctccAGTAACCAGCGTCCCGGAGACGCACACAGAAGCCACCACCAGATCACGAGAAGTTACTCAGACAT CTCCCATCCTACCACCTCTTCACATAACCACTCCTGTAAACGGCTCTGTGGTTGAAAGTAGTCTCG GCTCCAGTTTAGTGATCCAGTGCAAGGCGTTTGTGGGATACGAGTCAGCCGACGTCACCGAGCTCACCTGGCTAGTGGATGGCCAATCAGTGGGTGGCTCTCATCTGCACGGTCGAGTGTTTCAGGAAGCCAAGAG GGTGTCAGCTGGCCATGTGGAGGCGCTACTGGTCTTCCTAGAAGTGCATAAAGAGGACACGAGGGCCGAGCTGAAGTGTGTCGCTCTAAACCTGTCAGGAAAACAGGAAGTTGTCATACAAATTAAACTGGAAG ACTCCATGTTGCCGTGGTTAGTGGTGGCTCTTGTAGCCTCCGGCTTCTTCATgctggttctgtgtgtgtttgtgcaactGCTGTGCCGCCAACGACGCAAACACGACTACATCCTGGCTCGACAGAACAGCACATTTTAA